A genomic region of Dickeya solani IPO 2222 contains the following coding sequences:
- a CDS encoding nucleoside hydrolase has translation MTRQRIIIDTDPGVDDAIALWLALASPELEVLGITVVAGNVALENTLANARRIVSLSGRDDVPVFAGAKKPLIGPQRYGKYAHIGAFSDELVPTDECRVAQEHAVDFIVRTARRAAEEQNPITFCAIGPMTNLALALIQHPDVARGIRQVVSMSCAFTALGHRTPWAEFNIYADPCAASRVFGSGIPLVIMPLDMTFQALITQQEIDVLQRDAGRPGQAIARLLDAFDRSDMVRFGREGGPVHDATTIAWLLQPSLFVGREALVGVTVAGETAGHSWADFYGKLSQAPNALVMQSVDEPGFLSLLVRVLSRYGRPDIPERHA, from the coding sequence ATGACACGTCAGCGAATCATTATTGACACCGACCCCGGCGTAGACGACGCCATTGCGCTGTGGCTGGCGCTGGCCTCGCCGGAACTGGAGGTGTTGGGCATTACGGTGGTGGCCGGCAACGTGGCGCTGGAAAATACGCTGGCGAACGCCCGGCGGATTGTGTCGCTGTCCGGCCGTGATGATGTACCGGTGTTCGCCGGCGCGAAAAAACCGCTCATCGGCCCGCAGCGCTATGGCAAGTACGCCCATATCGGCGCGTTCAGCGATGAACTGGTGCCGACGGACGAGTGCCGGGTCGCGCAGGAGCACGCGGTGGATTTTATTGTCCGCACCGCGCGTCGGGCGGCCGAAGAGCAGAACCCGATAACCTTTTGCGCCATCGGGCCGATGACCAATCTGGCGCTGGCGCTGATTCAGCACCCGGATGTCGCACGCGGCATCCGTCAGGTGGTGAGCATGAGCTGCGCTTTTACTGCGCTCGGCCACCGGACGCCGTGGGCGGAATTCAATATTTATGCCGATCCCTGTGCTGCCAGCCGGGTCTTCGGCAGCGGCATCCCGCTGGTGATCATGCCGCTGGACATGACGTTTCAGGCGCTGATTACCCAACAGGAAATCGACGTGTTGCAGCGTGACGCGGGGCGGCCCGGTCAGGCCATCGCGCGTTTGCTGGACGCTTTTGACCGCAGCGACATGGTGCGTTTCGGGCGCGAAGGCGGCCCGGTGCATGACGCCACCACTATAGCCTGGCTATTGCAGCCGTCGCTGTTCGTCGGACGGGAGGCGCTGGTCGGGGTGACCGTCGCCGGTGAAACCGCCGGGCATAGCTGGGCGGATTTTTATGGCAAGCTGTCGCAGGCGCCCAATGCGCTGGTGATGCAGTCGGTGGATGAGCCCGGTTTTCTGTCGTTGCTGGTCCGGGTGCTCAGCCGCTATGGTCGACCAGATATCCCGGAGCGTCACGCTTAG
- a CDS encoding CDP-diacylglycerol diphosphatase, translated as MIRKKYLIGLLVTLLLVALLLYFWQPFARRGNGNALWQFVSQQCVPNQQKNNSPAPCLDVNLQGHYALFKDRRGPYHNLLIPTDRISGIESPLLLQLSTPAYFAAAWSYRDRLSSQMGKPIGDDVLGLAINSLYGRTQGQLHIHISCLKPEVYQTLRARNANIGYDWVSLGQPLLGHDYLAIKLNGSDLTRTDPFKLLNQYAQTRGDQMENYGLALTANAQGELILLAVRRDFIGLFNRGSAEEILDVSCALAQP; from the coding sequence ATGATACGCAAGAAATACCTTATCGGTTTGCTCGTTACGCTATTGCTGGTCGCCCTGCTGCTCTATTTCTGGCAGCCTTTCGCCCGTCGCGGCAATGGCAACGCGCTGTGGCAGTTTGTCAGCCAGCAGTGCGTTCCCAACCAACAGAAAAATAACTCGCCCGCCCCTTGTCTGGACGTCAATCTGCAAGGCCATTACGCCCTGTTCAAAGACCGGCGCGGCCCGTATCACAACCTGCTGATCCCGACCGATCGCATCAGCGGCATTGAAAGTCCGTTGTTGTTACAACTCAGCACACCCGCCTATTTCGCCGCCGCCTGGAGCTACCGCGACAGGCTGTCGAGCCAAATGGGTAAACCGATCGGGGACGATGTGCTCGGGCTGGCGATCAACTCGCTGTATGGCCGCACGCAGGGCCAGCTGCATATCCATATTTCCTGCCTGAAACCCGAAGTCTACCAGACGCTGCGCGCCCGAAACGCCAACATCGGTTACGACTGGGTGTCGCTCGGTCAGCCGCTGCTGGGCCACGATTATCTGGCAATCAAGCTGAACGGCAGCGATTTGACGCGAACCGATCCGTTCAAACTGCTCAATCAGTATGCGCAAACGCGCGGGGACCAGATGGAAAACTACGGTCTGGCGTTGACCGCCAACGCCCAGGGCGAGCTGATTCTGCTGGCGGTGCGGCGTGATTTTATCGGCCTGTTCAACCGCGGCTCGGCGGAGGAAATTCTGGATGTAAGCTGCGCGCTGGCACAGCCCTAA
- a CDS encoding LysR substrate-binding domain-containing protein — protein MSRINLRQVEAFHKVILTGGITQAANIMNITQPAVSRLIKDFEYAVKLKLFDRDGRGLEPREEALKLFREIERLYLGLDHILRVADDIRHAKGSVLRIGAVSALANLCTERIFPSLLKKYPDVALSMDVESTLAITEMVLSNQYDIGFINSTPAIKGLQADLLGVAQAVAVVAPTHPLAGRAGITLDDLNHYRSILPGRKTVLREQLAQAITAQDVALQSPIETSLRHCCVMAGAGLGVGIVDAITARTSEARLLIKPFEPKIDVAYLAIFPPQHARSLLVEEVVQIIRRLIGESASAG, from the coding sequence ATGAGCCGTATCAACTTAAGACAGGTTGAAGCATTCCATAAGGTGATTCTGACCGGCGGCATCACACAGGCCGCCAACATCATGAATATCACCCAACCGGCGGTCAGCCGGCTGATCAAGGATTTTGAGTACGCGGTTAAACTAAAACTGTTTGATCGGGATGGTCGGGGGTTGGAGCCCCGTGAAGAAGCACTTAAGCTTTTTCGCGAAATCGAACGCCTGTATCTGGGGCTGGACCACATTCTGCGGGTGGCGGACGACATCCGTCACGCCAAAGGCAGCGTGTTGCGTATCGGCGCGGTGTCCGCGCTCGCCAACCTCTGCACCGAACGCATTTTCCCCTCGCTATTGAAAAAATACCCCGATGTGGCGCTGTCTATGGATGTGGAAAGCACGCTGGCGATCACCGAGATGGTGCTCAGCAACCAGTACGACATCGGTTTTATCAACAGTACGCCGGCGATCAAGGGATTGCAGGCCGACCTGCTGGGCGTCGCCCAGGCAGTCGCGGTTGTCGCGCCAACCCACCCGTTGGCGGGCCGCGCCGGCATCACCCTTGACGACCTGAACCACTACCGTTCTATCCTGCCGGGGCGCAAAACCGTGTTGCGGGAACAGCTGGCGCAGGCGATCACCGCGCAAGACGTGGCGTTGCAAAGCCCGATAGAAACCTCGCTGCGCCATTGCTGCGTCATGGCGGGCGCTGGATTAGGGGTGGGGATTGTTGATGCCATTACTGCCCGCACCAGCGAAGCCAGGCTGCTGATCAAACCCTTTGAGCCGAAGATCGACGTCGCCTACCTGGCGATCTTCCCGCCCCAGCATGCGCGCAGCCTGCTGGTGGAAGAGGTCGTTCAGATTATCCGCAGGTTGATAGGCGAAAGCGCGTCGGCCGGTTGA
- a CDS encoding amidohydrolase has protein sequence MTRASVDNIAGCRPQLTLIRKPPLDSKGPTTRHFLTRVGFAASIAGLLFSIPSLAVAENNVPAELVLRNGNIFTVTQHQPWVEAIAVRGGRYVFMGSDAQVASLIGPSTKVVDLKGGMAMPGINDVHAHPLDGGYEDLFSCNFPSKSSLDDILKQVSECAKQVGPGEWVIGSSWGSPRMSELMTADALAKLDKVSNGRPVILRDDSYHNRWINSEAMRLANITAQSISPAGGVIVKDAVTGEPTGLLQEFPAFQHVQSLVPARTEEQRMSSGRGAAKTMVSLGITGVQEAVSSEVNLRIWSKIDRAEGLPLKILGSVVSTPLLDEGAAGMELFARRDVYRTPNFLPDRFKFVLDGVPPAYTAKLLAPYVPDTVHGDHFHGDTHYTLDQVVEILAKLDKQGISTKLHAAGDGSLRLALDAVEKVRKINGPNGPMHQIAHTHLIASQDLPRFAKLRVAADLSPMLWFPSDMTQASVVTVGGERMKDFVPTMKLLRAGALVAGGSDWPAGGPTPSPWIGIEGLVTRQNPLGDVPGTLAPDEAVDLAEAIRIYTINSAKAMGLEKDTGSIELGKSADLIVLDRNLFKVPIKHVHETKVLKTYYKGNLVHSVPDNGI, from the coding sequence ATGACAAGAGCCAGTGTGGACAATATTGCAGGATGTCGTCCCCAATTAACGTTGATAAGAAAACCGCCGTTGGATTCGAAAGGTCCGACAACACGCCATTTCCTGACACGAGTCGGATTTGCTGCATCTATAGCAGGTTTGCTTTTTTCTATTCCCTCTTTAGCCGTTGCAGAAAACAACGTACCCGCCGAACTCGTTTTACGTAATGGCAACATTTTCACCGTTACTCAGCATCAACCGTGGGTTGAGGCGATTGCCGTGCGCGGTGGTCGTTACGTCTTTATGGGTTCCGATGCACAGGTCGCCAGTCTCATCGGCCCCAGCACCAAGGTTGTTGATCTCAAAGGGGGAATGGCGATGCCCGGCATCAATGACGTGCATGCTCATCCGCTGGACGGGGGATACGAGGATCTCTTCTCCTGTAATTTCCCCAGCAAGAGCTCGCTGGACGATATCCTGAAGCAGGTTTCCGAATGTGCGAAACAAGTAGGACCGGGTGAATGGGTTATCGGCTCATCATGGGGGAGCCCCCGCATGTCTGAACTGATGACCGCCGACGCGCTGGCCAAACTGGATAAAGTCAGCAACGGGCGTCCTGTCATCCTGCGTGACGACTCCTATCACAATCGCTGGATCAATAGTGAAGCGATGCGTCTGGCTAACATTACCGCCCAATCTATCAGCCCTGCCGGCGGAGTGATTGTCAAGGATGCGGTGACCGGCGAACCTACCGGATTATTACAAGAGTTCCCGGCCTTCCAGCATGTACAAAGCCTTGTCCCGGCAAGAACGGAGGAGCAACGCATGTCCTCTGGACGAGGTGCGGCAAAGACTATGGTTTCGCTGGGGATTACGGGTGTACAAGAAGCCGTTAGCTCCGAAGTTAATCTGCGGATCTGGAGCAAAATCGATCGTGCTGAAGGCTTACCACTGAAGATTTTAGGCTCTGTCGTCTCAACGCCCTTACTGGATGAAGGCGCCGCCGGGATGGAACTGTTTGCCAGACGCGACGTCTATCGTACGCCGAACTTTCTTCCAGACCGCTTCAAGTTCGTCCTTGATGGTGTGCCGCCCGCTTATACGGCTAAACTTCTCGCTCCCTATGTTCCAGACACTGTCCATGGCGATCATTTTCATGGCGACACGCACTACACGCTAGACCAGGTCGTTGAAATTCTGGCGAAGCTCGACAAGCAAGGTATTTCCACCAAGTTACATGCGGCTGGAGATGGTTCATTACGACTTGCGTTAGATGCTGTCGAAAAAGTACGTAAAATCAATGGACCGAATGGTCCAATGCACCAGATTGCCCATACGCATCTGATCGCGTCACAGGATTTACCTCGTTTCGCCAAACTTCGTGTCGCCGCCGATCTCTCGCCGATGTTGTGGTTCCCATCGGACATGACACAAGCCAGCGTTGTGACTGTCGGTGGGGAGCGGATGAAAGATTTTGTCCCGACGATGAAATTGCTCCGCGCCGGGGCGCTGGTAGCGGGAGGCTCTGACTGGCCTGCCGGTGGCCCGACACCGTCTCCGTGGATCGGTATCGAAGGTTTGGTAACACGGCAGAACCCATTGGGCGATGTCCCCGGAACGCTGGCACCCGATGAAGCTGTCGATCTGGCGGAAGCAATTCGCATTTACACCATCAACAGTGCGAAGGCGATGGGGTTGGAAAAGGATACGGGGTCGATCGAACTTGGCAAGTCCGCCGACCTTATCGTGCTCGATCGGAACCTGTTCAAAGTACCTATCAAACACGTTCATGAAACTAAAGTACTAAAAACCTACTACAAAGGAAATCTGGTGCATTCGGTTCCCGACAACGGTATTTGA
- a CDS encoding ABC transporter permease has protein sequence MARFLLSRFLQTLITLAVMSVLVFAGVYLVGNPVDLLLGSNATPAEREAVIHAFGLDKTLWQQYLLFVTHALQGDLGNSFIFNQPALHLILQRMPATLELALVAFLLSLLIGIPLGVFAGLRPDSLAAKSVMTVSILGFSLPTFWIGMMMIMLFSVKLGWLPSSGRGDTVTVAGVPLSLLTADGWQHLLLPALNLALFKISLIIRLTRAGVRECLQQDYVRFARAKGLSERRILFVHVLKNTLIPLITVIGLELGALIAFAVVTETIYAWPGMGKLIIDSIAVLDRPVILAYLLMTVVMFSLINLLVDVLYAVVDPRIRLGGGQ, from the coding sequence ATGGCCCGCTTTTTACTCAGTCGTTTTCTGCAAACCCTGATAACGCTGGCGGTCATGTCGGTGCTGGTTTTCGCCGGCGTTTATCTGGTCGGCAACCCGGTGGATTTGCTGTTGGGCAGTAACGCCACCCCGGCCGAGCGTGAGGCGGTGATCCACGCATTCGGGCTGGATAAAACCCTGTGGCAGCAGTACCTGCTGTTTGTCACCCACGCGCTGCAGGGCGATTTGGGCAACTCCTTCATTTTTAACCAACCGGCGCTACATCTGATTTTGCAACGCATGCCCGCCACGCTGGAACTGGCGCTGGTGGCGTTTCTATTGTCGCTGCTGATCGGCATTCCGCTGGGCGTGTTCGCCGGTCTGCGGCCGGACAGCCTGGCGGCGAAATCGGTGATGACGGTATCGATTCTGGGTTTTAGCCTGCCGACCTTCTGGATCGGCATGATGATGATCATGCTGTTCAGCGTGAAGCTGGGGTGGCTGCCGTCGTCGGGGCGCGGCGATACCGTGACGGTGGCGGGCGTGCCGCTGAGTCTGCTGACGGCGGACGGCTGGCAGCACCTGTTGCTGCCGGCGCTCAATCTGGCGCTGTTCAAGATTTCGCTGATTATCCGCCTGACTCGTGCTGGCGTGCGGGAGTGCCTGCAACAGGACTACGTGCGTTTTGCCCGCGCCAAAGGGTTGTCGGAGCGCCGTATTCTGTTCGTGCACGTGCTGAAAAACACGCTGATCCCGCTGATTACGGTGATTGGCCTGGAGCTGGGGGCGCTGATCGCCTTTGCGGTGGTGACCGAAACCATTTATGCCTGGCCGGGGATGGGCAAACTGATTATCGACTCCATCGCGGTGCTGGATCGCCCGGTGATCCTGGCCTACCTGCTGATGACGGTGGTGATGTTCAGCCTGATCAATCTGCTGGTGGATGTGCTGTACGCGGTGGTGGATCCGCGTATTCGGTTAGGAGGAGGGCAATGA
- a CDS encoding dihydrodipicolinate synthase family protein, which translates to MSEFFGVFPYLVSPIKANGDVDKTVLAELVEHLIASGVHGLTPLGSTGEFAYLTEKQRFDVVSTVVEAARGRVPVIAGVAATTIQDAEAQTRAYLGLGVDGILAILEAYFPLTDAGVESYFRAIAEAAHPTPVVLYTNPHFQRSDLSLPVIERLSHVENIRYIKDASTNTGRLLSIIERTGGRMQVFAASAHIPACVMLIGGVGWMAGPACIVPRQSLALYDAAKRGDWQLAMELQRPLWRVNEIFAKYSVAACIKAALEMQGFAVGNPIAPQQPLNHHAREEVANVLKGVGAL; encoded by the coding sequence ATGAGCGAATTCTTCGGCGTATTCCCCTATCTGGTTTCACCTATAAAAGCGAATGGCGATGTGGACAAAACTGTCCTCGCCGAACTGGTCGAGCACCTTATCGCCAGCGGCGTACATGGTTTGACGCCGCTTGGCAGCACCGGCGAATTCGCTTATCTGACTGAAAAGCAGCGTTTTGATGTCGTCAGCACCGTGGTTGAAGCGGCTCGTGGTCGGGTACCGGTGATCGCCGGCGTAGCCGCCACCACCATTCAGGATGCGGAGGCGCAGACACGCGCCTACCTCGGTTTGGGCGTCGACGGTATTCTGGCGATTCTGGAAGCCTATTTCCCGCTGACCGACGCCGGGGTGGAGAGCTACTTTCGGGCGATTGCCGAAGCCGCGCACCCCACGCCCGTGGTGCTGTACACCAACCCCCATTTTCAGCGTTCCGACCTCAGCCTGCCGGTGATCGAGCGGCTAAGCCACGTGGAGAACATCCGCTACATCAAGGACGCCTCCACCAATACCGGCCGGTTGCTGTCGATTATTGAGCGCACCGGCGGACGCATGCAGGTCTTCGCCGCCTCGGCCCACATTCCCGCCTGCGTGATGCTGATCGGCGGCGTCGGCTGGATGGCCGGTCCGGCCTGTATCGTGCCGCGTCAGAGTCTGGCGTTGTATGACGCCGCCAAACGCGGCGACTGGCAACTGGCGATGGAACTGCAACGCCCGCTGTGGCGGGTGAACGAAATTTTCGCCAAATACTCGGTGGCCGCCTGCATCAAAGCCGCGTTGGAGATGCAGGGATTCGCGGTCGGCAACCCGATTGCTCCGCAACAGCCGCTGAATCATCATGCCCGGGAAGAAGTCGCCAACGTGCTGAAAGGAGTGGGCGCGCTGTGA
- a CDS encoding nucleoside hydrolase, which produces MRSIPIIIDCDPGIDDALALLSAFVAPQLAIQGITVVNGNQPLPTTLRNALQVVELGERTDIPVFAGCWQPMLREPIHGQFHGKNGLGDSDFPAPRKAAEMQHAVNFLIARCREAAQSGERITLCSLGPLTNLASAFCIAPDIVDGIERIVSMGGACRELGNRTMTSEFNLLADPHAAHIVFSQDLPMTLLPLDATHQVILTPERVSELIAHAGRLRGPLSQLMAFWDRNDVKRYGSRGGPLHDPLVIAWVLRPDLFQTERARVLVEHQSELCMGQSVMDIYGKSGLPANVDVVTGVNVDEVVQLFCQLFSAYGTAK; this is translated from the coding sequence GTGAGGTCCATCCCCATCATCATTGATTGTGATCCCGGCATTGACGACGCGCTGGCGCTGCTGAGCGCGTTTGTCGCCCCACAGTTGGCGATTCAGGGCATTACCGTGGTGAACGGTAATCAGCCGTTGCCCACTACGCTGCGCAATGCGCTGCAGGTCGTTGAACTGGGCGAGCGTACCGATATTCCCGTTTTTGCCGGTTGCTGGCAGCCGATGCTGCGCGAGCCGATCCACGGTCAGTTTCATGGCAAGAATGGGCTGGGCGACAGCGATTTTCCCGCGCCGCGCAAAGCGGCGGAGATGCAGCACGCGGTCAACTTTCTGATCGCACGCTGCCGGGAAGCGGCGCAGAGCGGCGAGCGCATCACGCTGTGTTCGCTGGGGCCGCTGACCAACCTGGCCAGCGCGTTTTGCATCGCGCCCGATATTGTGGACGGCATTGAACGCATTGTGTCGATGGGCGGCGCCTGCCGGGAGTTGGGCAACCGCACCATGACGTCGGAATTTAACCTGCTGGCCGACCCGCACGCGGCGCACATCGTCTTCTCGCAGGATCTGCCGATGACGCTGTTGCCGCTGGACGCCACCCATCAGGTGATTTTGACGCCGGAGCGAGTGAGCGAATTGATAGCCCATGCCGGGCGGTTGCGCGGCCCGCTGAGTCAACTGATGGCGTTCTGGGATCGCAACGACGTCAAACGTTACGGTTCCCGCGGCGGACCGTTGCATGATCCGCTGGTGATCGCCTGGGTGCTGCGCCCCGATCTGTTCCAGACGGAACGGGCGCGGGTGCTGGTGGAGCATCAGAGCGAACTGTGCATGGGGCAGAGCGTGATGGATATCTACGGTAAATCCGGCCTGCCGGCGAATGTCGACGTGGTCACCGGTGTTAACGTAGACGAGGTAGTTCAGCTGTTCTGTCAGCTGTTTTCAGCCTATGGAACCGCGAAATGA
- a CDS encoding ABC transporter substrate-binding protein, giving the protein MKGMLFVAGLMTLMPIAQAADLTIGLASSTTSMDPQFYVGGANSAMARNLFDGLVNQNEKQQITPALALSWKAVNDTTWQFTLRPNVKFHDGTDFNARDVVASVKRVALAAKNSPSAYTPYVADISEIREIDPLTVEIKTKGPAALLLNNLSRIAILPARLADQPTDVLNGGKDVIGTGPFKFVSYTPDDKVVLSRNDHYWGGKAEWDTVTLRVIKNSSARIAALLSGDVDMIESVPTADRATIARQQAFATESVPGNRILYLHPDQDRDVSPFAKGDDGKNPLKKAEVRQAMSLAINRDALVQRILDGQGLPSSQMVPQGYPGYSAKIPAPVYDLAQAKQKLAAAGYPNGFTLTFHASNDRYPNDAKIAQALGQMFSQAGIKTEVVTMPGNVYFAKAAQREFSLVMGGAAIETGEASGVLGPLLETFGPNAGQGNRGRYSNTEFDKLLNQARATLDERQRDALLQQATELAMKEQGVIPLLFLSNTWAMKKGYSYVGRTDGYTLPYFVHKQ; this is encoded by the coding sequence ATGAAAGGAATGTTGTTTGTTGCCGGCCTGATGACGCTAATGCCCATTGCGCAGGCAGCAGATTTGACGATTGGACTGGCGTCATCCACCACCTCTATGGATCCGCAGTTCTATGTCGGCGGCGCTAACAGCGCAATGGCCCGCAATCTGTTCGACGGGCTGGTTAACCAAAACGAAAAACAACAAATTACCCCAGCTCTGGCGCTGTCGTGGAAAGCGGTTAACGACACTACCTGGCAATTTACATTGCGACCGAACGTCAAGTTTCATGATGGCACCGATTTTAACGCCCGGGATGTGGTGGCCAGTGTGAAACGCGTCGCGTTGGCGGCAAAAAACAGCCCCAGCGCTTACACGCCCTACGTGGCGGACATCAGCGAGATTCGTGAAATCGACCCGCTGACGGTGGAAATCAAGACCAAAGGACCGGCGGCGCTGCTGCTCAACAACCTGAGCCGCATCGCGATACTGCCGGCGCGGCTGGCCGACCAGCCGACTGACGTGCTGAACGGCGGTAAAGACGTGATCGGCACCGGCCCGTTCAAATTTGTCTCCTATACCCCGGATGACAAGGTGGTGCTGAGCCGTAACGACCACTACTGGGGCGGCAAGGCCGAGTGGGACACGGTGACGTTGCGCGTCATCAAGAACAGCAGTGCCCGCATTGCCGCATTGCTTTCTGGCGATGTGGACATGATCGAAAGCGTGCCGACGGCGGACCGCGCCACTATCGCCCGTCAGCAAGCCTTCGCCACGGAGTCAGTGCCGGGCAACCGCATTCTGTATCTGCATCCGGATCAGGACCGGGATGTGTCGCCGTTCGCCAAAGGCGATGACGGCAAAAATCCGCTGAAGAAAGCGGAGGTGCGTCAGGCGATGTCGCTGGCAATCAACCGCGACGCGCTGGTGCAACGGATTCTCGACGGTCAGGGGCTGCCTTCGTCGCAGATGGTGCCGCAGGGGTATCCGGGGTATTCCGCCAAAATACCGGCGCCGGTTTACGACCTGGCGCAGGCGAAACAGAAACTGGCGGCGGCAGGCTACCCGAACGGGTTTACCCTGACGTTCCACGCCTCGAACGATCGCTATCCCAACGACGCTAAAATTGCGCAGGCGCTGGGGCAGATGTTCAGTCAGGCGGGCATCAAGACCGAGGTGGTCACCATGCCCGGCAACGTCTACTTCGCCAAGGCGGCGCAGCGTGAATTCAGCCTGGTGATGGGCGGCGCGGCGATTGAAACCGGCGAGGCGTCCGGTGTGCTGGGGCCGTTGCTGGAAACCTTTGGCCCGAATGCCGGCCAGGGAAACCGGGGACGGTATTCCAATACCGAATTTGACAAGCTGCTGAATCAGGCTCGCGCCACGCTAGATGAACGGCAACGCGATGCTCTGCTGCAGCAGGCGACCGAATTGGCGATGAAGGAGCAAGGGGTTATCCCGCTGCTGTTTCTCTCCAATACCTGGGCAATGAAAAAAGGCTATAGCTACGTGGGCCGCACAGACGGCTACACATTGCCCTATTTCGTTCACAAACAGTAA
- a CDS encoding ABC transporter permease, whose product MSLSGRSVHTSSAAPAARSALARTLSMLLHDRLARLGLFTLALIVVLALLAPWISPQNPYDLTQLMIMDNRLPPGSAGMGGLTYWLGSDDQGRDLLSAILYGTRTSLLVGVSSALAALVIGMTVGMLSAWLGGKTDALLMRIVDIQLSFPPILIALILLAVLGQGVDKIILALVITQWAYYARTIRASALLESRRNYVDAARGMAFSASRIVFRHMLPNCLPPLIVVATMRIAYAIMLEATLSFLGIGLPITEPSLGLLIANGFDYLLSGDYWISLFPGVMLLLLIVAINLIGDALRDALNTRQEE is encoded by the coding sequence ATGAGCCTGTCGGGACGCTCGGTGCATACGTCGTCTGCCGCGCCGGCGGCGCGTTCGGCGCTGGCTCGTACGCTGTCGATGCTGTTGCATGACCGGCTGGCGCGGCTGGGGCTGTTTACGCTGGCGCTGATTGTCGTGCTGGCGCTGCTGGCGCCCTGGATTTCGCCGCAGAATCCGTATGACCTGACCCAACTGATGATCATGGATAACCGCCTGCCGCCGGGGTCAGCCGGTATGGGCGGGCTGACTTACTGGCTCGGCAGCGACGATCAGGGCCGCGATTTGCTGAGCGCGATTCTCTACGGCACCCGCACCAGCCTGCTCGTCGGGGTCAGCAGCGCGCTGGCGGCGCTGGTCATCGGCATGACCGTCGGCATGTTAAGCGCCTGGCTGGGCGGCAAAACCGATGCGCTGCTGATGCGCATCGTCGATATCCAGCTCAGCTTTCCGCCGATCCTTATCGCCCTGATCCTGCTGGCGGTGTTGGGGCAGGGCGTGGACAAAATTATTCTGGCGCTGGTGATCACCCAGTGGGCATATTACGCCCGCACCATTCGCGCCTCCGCCCTGCTGGAGAGCCGCCGCAACTATGTGGATGCGGCGCGCGGCATGGCGTTTTCCGCTTCGCGCATTGTGTTTCGCCATATGCTACCCAACTGCCTGCCGCCGTTGATCGTGGTCGCTACCATGCGTATCGCTTACGCCATCATGCTGGAAGCGACGCTGTCGTTTCTCGGCATCGGTCTGCCGATTACCGAACCGTCGCTGGGGTTGCTGATCGCCAACGGGTTTGACTATCTGCTGTCCGGCGATTACTGGATCAGCCTGTTCCCCGGCGTGATGCTGCTGTTGCTGATTGTGGCGATCAACCTGATCGGCGACGCCCTGCGTGATGCGCTGAATACCAGACAAGAGGAGTGA